The window AAACATCAGAAGGGTATTTATCCACTGTTTTTTCCAGGATCAGGAACACATCAGCGATGCGGAAATTCTTCCCCTGGTGGAAAGAACCCTTGATACTTCAAATCCCCGAGAATGGTACTATGCCCTTATGGATTATGGTGTCATGTTAAAACGGGAATACGAAAACCCTAACAGGAAAAGCGCTCATTACCAAAGACAGTCTCCGTTTCAAGGTTCTAACCGTCAGGTTCGGGGAATGGTCCTGAAGATGCTAACGCATGAAACACCAGCCTCCATACCTCAAATGATACAAAGACTTAAGCTAGAACCGAAGATATTAAAAACCAATCTGATGCAGCTTCAAAAAGAGGGTTTTTTGACAAAAAAGGGAAATACATTCCGTATTGCCTAAATATCAGGAATGAAATTTTATCATGGTAACTATTCAAAAAAAATGAACCAGGAAAAAAGAGGTGCGATAATAACATTCGGCAAAAGAACGCATTCATTTGAAACCATTTATTTTTCCTGTATTATACCTTACCCAATTACTCAACACCTGCCCCCCTCTCAAGACAGATGAAAAACAATCTTACTTCAAAAATTTTTAAAAGGTTACTATGGTCTGGCGTCAGCCTGTTGTTTGTTTTGTCGATTGGCACCTTTGGCTATTGGCTGATCGGGGAAAAGCAAGCTTCCTTTTTGGACTGTATTTATATGACCGTTGTTACTATTTCGACCATTGGATATCATGAAATTATTGATCTCTCTGCAAAGCCTGTAGGCAGAGGATTCACCATTTTTATTGCATTTCTCGGAATAGGAACCGTGGCATATATGCTTTCAAACTTTACCGCCTTCATCGTGGAAGGAGATTTACGGGAAACTTTTAAGAGGAAAAAAATGGAGAAAATCATTTCAAATCTACACAATCACTATATTATCTGTGGAACCGGGCGGGTGGGTTTTCATATTATAAAAGATCTGAAAGCGGTACAAAAGCATTATGTCGTGATAGATTCAAGCCACCAAACAATTGAAGGAATATTACATACACTCCCCAACCTTCCTTACATACAGGGCGATGCCACCGATGATGCCATACTCATAGAGGCAGGAATACATCGTGCGAAGGGGATCTTTGCCGCTACCGATAACGACAATTGGAATTTAGTTATCAGCATGACCGCAAAGCACCTGAATCCTCATATTAGGGTAGTCACAAGATGTTATGAACCAAAAAACGTTGACAAAATAAAAAAAGCCGGTGCAGATGCAGTAATTCTACCGGCTTTTATCGGTGGATTACGGATGTCCTCTGAAATGATTAAACCGACCACCGTTTCTTTTTTAGATGCCCTGACGGGAAATGAAGATGGCAATTTACTTTTAGAGGAAATTTATGTACCCAACCGATTCAACGGCACATCAATTTCTGATTTAGACCTGGCGAGGTTTCCAGACACGTTACTTGTGACCATTAAAACTCCTGAAGGTTGGATTCACAACCCGCCACGCAACCACATTATAAAATCTGACTCTATTTTTATCTTTATGACAACACTCCAGGAAAGAAAAAAATTGAGACATTTATTATCCTAGCGAATTACTTTTATGTTCAGGTAAAAAATTTACGAAAAAACATAGACAAATTTTTTATATACCTATGAACACGCCCATACATCAATCAGGCTTCCACTTCATGAAAATCTGAAAGAAAATAGATATTTGAAGCATCTCTATCTCAACGGTTCGATTACCTCGACGCCCCTCGGAGGATTAAATGCAAAATGCTTGTCGGAAACGCCTCTGTTTAACGTAATATTCTTAAACTCGATACTATTCACAACCTCTCCACCACTTTCATACAGTTCAATTCTTGTTGGCAGCCACACACCCTCCTCTATCCACAAACGAATATCTGAATATTGAGAAGTTTTATTTATCGGTAATAACGCCAATATATAAAATCGCTTTTTATCTACCTGTTTTGTATCCAGCAGGGTAATGGTATAGTTTTTTTTTGCTGCCTGCACAGATTCCCCATAACCAAATTCAAAGAACCCAACACCGTGCGATGCCTGCGTATTCTTTTCCATTTCATATTTTTCAACCTGTTTTTCCGCCGGATGGTAAACCCAAACATATTTCCCGTCCACAATATTTATCTCGTTGCGTGGAGGACCAAATTTCACATAGAGTTTTTTCGGTTTTTTGTAACGTATTTTGCCTTCTGAAATTTCTGTAAACTCAAGGAGAGTGATTGTTCTCGTATAAACAATATCAGCCTTTAAGGTTTTAAATTCCGCATTGGCACTTTCTATTTTTTCAAGGACGCTGTCAAGGTCTTTCCAACTGTAAACCTCTTCAGAAAACAGTCCTTTATTTCCAAAGAAAAAAATACCAATAAAGAGTATTACTGAAGTCAATAGCTGCTTATGCACCATTTCCCCCCTGGAATTCTACCGCTCTTTTTTCAAAATGCTCAACAATGCCAAGAACCTCTCTAATATCATCAATTTCAAAGTCAGGAACAACTTCTGTTTCAACATATTCTTTATAGCGAAGTAACGCCGTCTTTGTTCCTGCGGCCTTACCACACATAATGTCGTACTTATAATCACCAACCATCAGTAAATAATCCGTGTGAATATCCATCTTTTTACTTAACAACAATATTGGATCAGGAGCCGGTTTTGGCTTGGAATCATCCCTGCTTACAATAAAGTCGAAATGTAGATTATGCTTATTCAATACAGTCTCTACCGATTTACGCGAGTTACGAGTTAAGAGCGCCTGTTTTAGTCGTCTTTTGGAGAGACATTCCAACATCTCCAGCACTCCTTCATTCAGCTCCGAATCAAGCGCCGCCTGTGCTTCATAACGCTCAAGAATTTCCATTGCCCTTGCACGTTCCTCCGGACTAGACCTTTCCGCATAATCAATAACAAATCCAACTTGCGCGCCAATTTCCTGTTCAATTGCGGCAAAATTAACCTTTGGTTTTGTGAGTGTACCATCCATATCAAATATGATTCCGCGCAACATTAACGCACCTCCAACAAATTACTTTTTTTGTTTCCATACTACTTTCTGCGACAAGATAAAGACTGAGACGGATTGTTTGGTTAGAATGGTCGGGGCGAGAGGATTTGAACCTCCGACCTCCTGCTCCCAAGGCAGGCGCGCTAGCCAAACTGCGCTACGCCCCGTTGATCAACGTTAGAAATGAGGAAAATACTAACAGGCTTTCTATTGTACGAAATATTTGTTTAAAAACAAGCAAAAATACTATTAAATGCTATTGATTTTCACGAAAAAAGGTGTATACTGTTTTGTAAAGATTGCGTTCTGATAACCAGCCCCTAGTAGAAAGGTAACCTCAGCAGTAACCCTCTAGAAGTGCAATTCAAGAACCAACAGAATTTTCATCAACATCAATAATACCTGCAATATGTTGCTATTGCAACAGTTAAGATTAATTTACATTGCATAGGAACAATACTGCTGTTATTGTTGTTTAAAAAAATAAATTTCGGTTTGTTATTTTAAAAATTTTTATTTTCAAGGAGTCTGATGTATGAGCATTCGTCAAAAAGAAAAATCAAGAAAAAAGTATAATGAGCGAAATCTTTCCCTAAAAAATGTTTATATTGATAAGGCAGAGCGAAACTGCCTTATGTGCGGAAAGAAATTTATCAGCAGAGGAGCGCATAACAGGAGATGCCAGAGATGCAATCAGAAAATAGACCAGGCAGCCGAGAACACATTTTACATGCCAACCGTTTATGGCAATGATGGAAGTGCGCTTGGAGAGTATATGTCAATAGCCGATTAATGCAATTCTTATTTTTTCAACACAAAAGGGTAGCATAACGAAGAGTTATGCTACCCTTTTATATTGCTGCTATGAACCTGTCGCGCAAACCCAAAAACCAGGCGTTACCAGTATATATAGTAGCTTTTTATGTAAAAAAATTCCGGCAAGACATATGCCTTAGCCGGAATTTTTTTACATCATATAGCAACTTTAAAAGGACTTTATCTTCTTCTTGCCAGGCTAAAATTTGCCGTAGCGGCCTTCCCAGCTTCCACGGTAATTTCCTGCTCTGCTTCTTTTAGCTTCTCATGCCAGGTTTTTAGCGTATATTTACCGGCAGGAACTCCCTCAATAGTATACTTGCCATCTTTGTCCGTAACCGCAAAGTATGGATTCGCAAAAGAAACCACATACCCGGCCATTTCCGCATGAACGTTGCAAAGGAGTGGGGTTTCACCAACAACATCAAACGGCACTTCTTTCACAACGCCCGACGGATACGTTCCCAGATTAAATTGAAATGCCGCAGTTGGCGGAGAAAACACGTTGTGCCGGACGGCATCACTATTTGGAAAGTCTACCACGGTGCCTTTCTGCAACGCAACGACACGAGGCACATAGGTCAAGTTTAGCTGATCAACGACGGCATGTTCCGTTGGAGGATCAAAATTATTATCTCCCACCTTTTCAATAAAGACAATTGCATTTGCATTTGTCCTCTGTCTTTTGCAGGTCACCACACCGGTGATAGAACCAGCATTTTCAACAGGTGGTACATTTTTAACTGCATTTTTCAGTTTTTGCTGCGCCTCTTCAAGCTTTTTTTGCGCGGCAGCGGCCTCTTCGGCACTCAACGTCTCTGCTGCCTCCTGCGCATTTGCTACTTTCAATACGTTTTGTGAAAATGCGACAAATGATAAAGCAAGTATCCCATACAATACATATTTTTTCATACGTTCTCTCTCCCTATTCCCATTTTGAAATGAACTTTACTAAAAAAAGGCGAGCTAACAAATGTCCACGGGAACATCCGTTAGCCCGCCATACCTACTATCCATTACAGATTAAACATCGACCTTTACCAAATCACCGTTCAGGAAGCGATTCATAAATTCATTTTCGTTCCCGGCAGTGTATCCGGTTTTCACTGGATCCCAAACGCCCTTCCCTCCAATACCACCATTCTCAGCCTTCGTGATCTTAACCAGTGTCTCTTTCGGAACGGTATTGATACAGTGGTTATCAGCTTCAAAACCAAACACGAACTTCATTCCAATTTTCGCCTTATGGAATAAGCTGTCCAGCTGATGCATCGGCATCGACCAGTCTCTGGTAATACTCTGCTGTGAACCATAACGAAAACTGGATTGGTAACCAGAGCCTTCAGATAAGGCCCTTCCATCAGGCCGTGTTTCATGTGCACGTACAGACTTATCCGTTGATATCCACGCGGAGTGCTTCATCATCGTACAATTGTATGGATACGCTGGATTATATTTCGCCCGCAACATAAGCCTTGAAACCTTATAGAATGGATCAGTCGGTTTCCATCCTTCATACGGCCTGTCAGCCGGATTTGCGTCTACATAAACATAGTCACCGTCCTCAATACCCAGATCTTTTGCAGCCTGAGGATTAATGTGTATCTGATGCTCACCCACACCCGGCATTCTCTTATCCATCCGGTACGGGTCACCAAAGTTATTATTCCAGATAAAGTTCCAGTCAGTAACCGCCCACTGTGAATGCACCGTATGTCTTGATTTCGGCGTTACACAATAGAACTGATATCCCTTCTTCCAGAGGAAGTTCTCTGTCTTCTTGACTTCTGCCCAGGACTTCTTGATATTCCTTACCGTTCTTTCATCCCAATGCTCCGCACTTTCAGGGATACCATAATCATCCGGCCTGATGTATGGATTCGTACTTACGATGGCATTCGGTAAATACTGCGTAGCCTCAGGGCCTTCGCGATGAACAATAAAGTTCTCACCATATTCAATGATTTCATCTTCATCGTTATATGCCTGCAATCTCCCTGTCGGCGTATAGAACGGCTGATCTTCATGCACCTGCTCCCAGAATGGATGTCTTGGGTAGGAACGGTATAAGAGCAGGGCCACTCCCGGCTCCCCATATTTCCCTCCCATGATATCTTCACACGTATATCCGTGGCCGGTAGTACTGCCATCCAGGAGCCTGTTGATATACACCTCAGACCTGCCCTCAAGCGCAAACTTCCAGTTATCCTCAAAACGGGTATCTTTCAGCAGTTCTCCCAGTTTTGAAGCCATACCGGCAAGAATGTTTATATCGTCCTTGGAATCATAGACAGGACGAATACCGCTTTTCCCCCAAATCTGGAAAAATGGATTCGAACAGGAAGAGGTAATCTCATACTGTTGAAATTCAACCCATGAATTGGCAGGAAATCCGAAATCCGCATACTCGATTGAGCCGGTCCATTCAATATCGGTCGACATAATCTGCTCAATATTCGGATTCACATTTTTCAGCATTTGATACACATGCTTTGCATTATTGATCAGGTTTACGTTGGTAAACCACATGATCTTCGTCGGAGAAGGCATGTGGGTAGCGCCCGTAAACACTTTACGGCCATACTTCGGGGTATTAACAATAAGAGGCCTATCACTGTGATTCCAGTATGCGACCTCCTCATCCTGAGCGCGTCCCTTGATCTTTAAATCTTTCGCTGAGGCGTAAGGATCTAAATTAGGCCTGAATACATCTTCCGCAACCCAACCATAAAATCCCGGCCCGCTCCAGTTTGAAGCCTGAAAATTACCCGCCTTATAATTCCCGGCCCAGGTGTGCGAACCGGAGCCAAAGTAACCAACATTTCCCGTCAACATTACCGGCAGATAATAAGAACGATTCATCAATGTCGCATGGAAATAATGATTTACCCCTTCACCATAATGGATCGCTACCGGCTTAATCGTAGCAATATCTTTTGCCAGTCTTTCTATCAGCTCTTTTGGAGAATTGGTCATTTCCACCACTGAATCAATATCATAATCTCTCAGGTGTATTTTATACATCTCAAGAAGCGTCATTACCTCAATCTCTTTGCCATCAACGGTCTTCACTTTAAAACTGCCTTCTAATGCCGGGTCAATGCCTTTTGCGGCCAGTTTTTTGCCTACATCGTCCCTGGTAATCGCTTTTGGCCCTTTCGACTTTGCATCCCAGACAACAAAATCACCTACGATTTCTCTCTGGTAATCTTTCAATCCATGAATTTGATAACTGGGACCATCGGTTATATCCTGCAATTCATAATTCGGAATGATATCTTTCGGAGACAACCGCTTCAAGGTATCAGTCCTTACCAGTAATGGGAAATCGGTAAACTGCTTTACGTAATCGGCATCATACCACTTATTATCAATAAGTATCTTGGTTAAACCAAGAAACAATGCCGTATCGGTGTTATTCTTGATGGGAATCCAGTAATCAGCCTTTTGTGCTGATGGACTATATTCTGGGGTAATAACAACGATTTTTCCACCCCGTTCCATCACCTCTGTAACCCAATGGGCCTCTGGCATCTTGTTCTCAATGAGATTTTTTCCCGTTTGAATAAGCAGTTTCGAAAACCTTACATCATTCATATCGACATCGGAGGTCTGCAAGCCATGCGAGAATGGATGGCCGGGAGCCTGATCACCATGCCAGGTGTAATTTGACCAGTTCCTTCCGCCCAAGGCCTTATCCGGACCCAGACCCCGATTATGAGCATCAACAAGTGCCAAACAATTATTAAACCGGTACATCCCGTATTTCCCCGTAACGCCAAGAAGACCCATACCTCCACGACCTTTGAATGTGCGTGTTCCTGCCTCCTGCATTCTGTCAACCATCTCCTTAGGATACCCCTGGTCAATAAGCTTCTGGGCACCCTCAGCACCGCTGTATTTCTTGGTGATATGGATAATTCCCTTCGCGGCATACGTAAACGCCTCATCCCATGATGCCCTCAGGTGCTCATCATTATTCCTGTCATCGAACAGGTATTTTGACTTGTTGGCCGGTGTCAATTCCGGAAAACCATCATCGGCCCATCGTTTCCAGCCCTTGCGAATTACCGGATACCTCAACCTATACGGACCATAGACCCTTCTATGGAAAGTATATCCCTTTAAACACATCCTGGGATTCCAGTTCCTTGTCGCCTTGTTTCCATACAAATCAGAATATTTCTGATGATCATAATTCTGCTCTACCCTCATCATCACATCATTCCGTACGAATGCGCGTATCCTGCAGGCGTGGGTATCATTTGGTGAACAGCAAAAGGTAAAAGTCCTGTCGTACATATACTGATCCCGGTAAACGTATTCCCATCTACGATCAGGATAGGCATCCAATGGATTTCCCACTTCGACAGCAGGTTTCAACAACCGAAATGCCATCGCCTTTTTTGCAAACGTCAGGGTTGCCCCTGTCGTGCCTGCCACCTGTAGGAAAGTCCTCCTCGTCAGTTTCATATTTCCTACTCCTTTCTAAAAAACAAACAATAATACAAAATATTCAGATAATTTGATTTGAAATAGCTCTTCTCGACCTGTACATTTCAACACATCGGTCACAGGCACCATCTTCTGGCGACCAATCAGGGACATCCGCTTTTACATCTTGCACTATTTCTGAATCTTCATCGATATAGACCCAATTATACGTTCGAAACTGGCATAAAGGACAAAGCGACCCCGGCAAAAGCACCTTCTTTTTCTGTTTCAGATTTTCCGGCATCTTATCGTGAGCAATTTCTAGAACCTTATGAACATCTGTAGCTAATTCCAGCATCCTCCCATGGGTAAGCGTTTCATCTCCCCATAAGGTCTCAAAAATCGCTTTCTTTGATTCATCGGGAAAACCCATATACAGCGCGGCAAATTCTTCATACCTGCTGTCCTTGTCACCAATCGTCTCCTTACCGTTCTTTAAAATACGACTATCGACAAAGATATCCCAGAACGTACTGTAACGCTCTGTTATGATACTTTGTTCCATGGGATTTCCACCCAAAACTTCGTCCCTATAACCAAACGCATCATTCAGCATATCAGAAACATGCATTAACTCATGACGCATGAACTTTTGTAAATAACCCGCGTCGTGAAATCGCTCAGAGAGTAATTTTACTTTAATTCTCTTTTTATCATCCAGCCCTTTTGTAAGGTTGGAACCCTCATCATGCTTGCTCTTTGCCTTTACTATTACACCACCAGCAACAACATCTTCAAATGCAGGATATTCATTAAAGGCATTTTCAATTAAGGCAACAAACCCCAATTTATTAAAAAAGTCCCATTCTATTTTTCTGAATTGCGGAGACCGTTCATCCAAAGAAAAACTTTCATAAATAGGGTCTGCCAAAGAATGATATTCTTCAGAAAGTTTGAGGTCGCCTTCCCCTTCCCTCAAACGGAGCTCCTTGAATAACACTTCTTCAATCAATCCAGGATCAAATTCTATCTTCATCGTTTACTCTGGCCCCATATCATCAATACCAGCACAGGATAAACATTCTTCCGGCGCGCCGGCAACCGCGTCTTGATTAATGTCAGACTCCTTTAACATCTCCGTCTTCACACCCAACAATGTCAATTCGAGTTTCATAAATACCTTTGTCAGTTCAGATACGGCAAAGTAAAAACCTCTACCCGCTTTTCTCCCAAGGAGAATAGCTAACAATGGTATCCACTTTCCGGGATGTTCCTTCAAAAATTTCTTCAGAGAATCCAGACAAACTTTCGCCTCTTCTTTACCATGGTTCTCCATGGCATATGCCTGCTTATAAAGGAGGAACTGCATAAATTCAAGTTCTACACTAATGTGATCGCTCCGCTCTTTTTCTTCATCAGAAATATCAAGACCGAAAGCCCGGTAAAAGGCCTGAATATCAGCCAGCTCCTGAACTTGTTGATGCACATGCGCCGGTGTATATTGCCCTTCGTAAAAAGGGCAGTCCTTCGACATGGTATGTCCAACGATACGGTTATATATGCTTTGCAATGCATCTACGTCTATCTTGACGTATTCTTCATGCAAATTCTTCAAACACCTCAGCAATTCCGACACATCAGCTGAATTGCCGTAGCATGATTCTATCTTTTCAGGATTTTGTATCAAATCTAAAAAACCTTCGCTTTTCAGCAAGGACAGCTTTTCTCCTTCAGGATAGAGATAGCAGGCAGATTGCACCTGGTAGAGACTGCTACGTACCAGCAATTTCTCCACATCACCAATACTCCCAGCTTTTTGAAAATCAACACCTTCAACAACCATAAAAGCACCTCAAAAATTAAATGGAATTGTAATGTTTATCAGGCCTGATGTGCACCGGCTCTTCCACCGTCGTTCTTACCACCTCTTTGCCATCATCACCGTAACCGATAACCGTGTCATTATACATCGTAAATTTCTTGCCGTGGATCTCCGTCTCAAACACCTTCGGCCCCTGCTCAATCTTATACTCAAACACGATGGTCTGCGTCATCCTGAATAGCGACATCACCGCCAACAGCTCCCTTGAAGGCACCATGAACTTTTCTATCGCCTCATCGGCTCCAGGACCAAACATCTGCCTCAGATAAGCCCTCGGCGCCCATCGCGGCGGAATATAGTACACATTCGGC of the Candidatus Brocadiaceae bacterium genome contains:
- a CDS encoding potassium channel protein, with amino-acid sequence MKNNLTSKIFKRLLWSGVSLLFVLSIGTFGYWLIGEKQASFLDCIYMTVVTISTIGYHEIIDLSAKPVGRGFTIFIAFLGIGTVAYMLSNFTAFIVEGDLRETFKRKKMEKIISNLHNHYIICGTGRVGFHIIKDLKAVQKHYVVIDSSHQTIEGILHTLPNLPYIQGDATDDAILIEAGIHRAKGIFAATDNDNWNLVISMTAKHLNPHIRVVTRCYEPKNVDKIKKAGADAVILPAFIGGLRMSSEMIKPTTVSFLDALTGNEDGNLLLEEIYVPNRFNGTSISDLDLARFPDTLLVTIKTPEGWIHNPPRNHIIKSDSIFIFMTTLQERKKLRHLLS
- a CDS encoding outer membrane lipoprotein carrier protein LolA, with translation MVHKQLLTSVILFIGIFFFGNKGLFSEEVYSWKDLDSVLEKIESANAEFKTLKADIVYTRTITLLEFTEISEGKIRYKKPKKLYVKFGPPRNEINIVDGKYVWVYHPAEKQVEKYEMEKNTQASHGVGFFEFGYGESVQAAKKNYTITLLDTKQVDKKRFYILALLPINKTSQYSDIRLWIEEGVWLPTRIELYESGGEVVNSIEFKNITLNRGVSDKHFAFNPPRGVEVIEPLR
- a CDS encoding HAD family hydrolase encodes the protein MLRGIIFDMDGTLTKPKVNFAAIEQEIGAQVGFVIDYAERSSPEERARAMEILERYEAQAALDSELNEGVLEMLECLSKRRLKQALLTRNSRKSVETVLNKHNLHFDFIVSRDDSKPKPAPDPILLLSKKMDIHTDYLLMVGDYKYDIMCGKAAGTKTALLRYKEYVETEVVPDFEIDDIREVLGIVEHFEKRAVEFQGGNGA
- a CDS encoding carboxypeptidase regulatory-like domain-containing protein, which encodes MKKYVLYGILALSFVAFSQNVLKVANAQEAAETLSAEEAAAAQKKLEEAQQKLKNAVKNVPPVENAGSITGVVTCKRQRTNANAIVFIEKVGDNNFDPPTEHAVVDQLNLTYVPRVVALQKGTVVDFPNSDAVRHNVFSPPTAAFQFNLGTYPSGVVKEVPFDVVGETPLLCNVHAEMAGYVVSFANPYFAVTDKDGKYTIEGVPAGKYTLKTWHEKLKEAEQEITVEAGKAATANFSLARRR
- a CDS encoding molybdopterin-dependent oxidoreductase; translated protein: MKLTRRTFLQVAGTTGATLTFAKKAMAFRLLKPAVEVGNPLDAYPDRRWEYVYRDQYMYDRTFTFCCSPNDTHACRIRAFVRNDVMMRVEQNYDHQKYSDLYGNKATRNWNPRMCLKGYTFHRRVYGPYRLRYPVIRKGWKRWADDGFPELTPANKSKYLFDDRNNDEHLRASWDEAFTYAAKGIIHITKKYSGAEGAQKLIDQGYPKEMVDRMQEAGTRTFKGRGGMGLLGVTGKYGMYRFNNCLALVDAHNRGLGPDKALGGRNWSNYTWHGDQAPGHPFSHGLQTSDVDMNDVRFSKLLIQTGKNLIENKMPEAHWVTEVMERGGKIVVITPEYSPSAQKADYWIPIKNNTDTALFLGLTKILIDNKWYDADYVKQFTDFPLLVRTDTLKRLSPKDIIPNYELQDITDGPSYQIHGLKDYQREIVGDFVVWDAKSKGPKAITRDDVGKKLAAKGIDPALEGSFKVKTVDGKEIEVMTLLEMYKIHLRDYDIDSVVEMTNSPKELIERLAKDIATIKPVAIHYGEGVNHYFHATLMNRSYYLPVMLTGNVGYFGSGSHTWAGNYKAGNFQASNWSGPGFYGWVAEDVFRPNLDPYASAKDLKIKGRAQDEEVAYWNHSDRPLIVNTPKYGRKVFTGATHMPSPTKIMWFTNVNLINNAKHVYQMLKNVNPNIEQIMSTDIEWTGSIEYADFGFPANSWVEFQQYEITSSCSNPFFQIWGKSGIRPVYDSKDDINILAGMASKLGELLKDTRFEDNWKFALEGRSEVYINRLLDGSTTGHGYTCEDIMGGKYGEPGVALLLYRSYPRHPFWEQVHEDQPFYTPTGRLQAYNDEDEIIEYGENFIVHREGPEATQYLPNAIVSTNPYIRPDDYGIPESAEHWDERTVRNIKKSWAEVKKTENFLWKKGYQFYCVTPKSRHTVHSQWAVTDWNFIWNNNFGDPYRMDKRMPGVGEHQIHINPQAAKDLGIEDGDYVYVDANPADRPYEGWKPTDPFYKVSRLMLRAKYNPAYPYNCTMMKHSAWISTDKSVRAHETRPDGRALSEGSGYQSSFRYGSQQSITRDWSMPMHQLDSLFHKAKIGMKFVFGFEADNHCINTVPKETLVKITKAENGGIGGKGVWDPVKTGYTAGNENEFMNRFLNGDLVKVDV
- a CDS encoding molecular chaperone TorD family protein, whose translation is MVVEGVDFQKAGSIGDVEKLLVRSSLYQVQSACYLYPEGEKLSLLKSEGFLDLIQNPEKIESCYGNSADVSELLRCLKNLHEEYVKIDVDALQSIYNRIVGHTMSKDCPFYEGQYTPAHVHQQVQELADIQAFYRAFGLDISDEEKERSDHISVELEFMQFLLYKQAYAMENHGKEEAKVCLDSLKKFLKEHPGKWIPLLAILLGRKAGRGFYFAVSELTKVFMKLELTLLGVKTEMLKESDINQDAVAGAPEECLSCAGIDDMGPE